In the genome of Sphingomonas alpina, the window CCGTCGCGCCACCGACGTGATGCTCGCCGGCAAGGTTGCCTGCGTTGCCGGCTTCGGCGACGTCGGCAAAGGCTCGGCCCAGTCGCTCCGCAACGGCGGCGCGCGCGTGATGGTGACCGAAGTCGACCCGATCTGCGCACTGCAGGCGGCGATGGAGGGCTTCGAAGTCGTGACGATGGAAGAGGCCGTCAGCCGCGCCGACATCTTCTGCACCGCGACCGGCAATGCCGACGTGATCACCGCCGATCACATGAAGGCGATGAAGCCGATGGCGATCGTCTGCAACATCGGTCACTTCGACAGCGAGATTCAGATCGCTGCGCTCAGCAATTATGAGTGGACCGAAGTGAAGCCGGGCACAGACCTGGTGAAGTTCCCGGACGGCAAGCAGATCATCATCCTCGCCAAGGGCCGTCTGGTGAATCTGGGCTGCGCGACCGGCCATCCGTCGTTCGTGATGTCGGCCAGCTTCACCAACCAGACGCTCGCGCAGATCGAGTTGTGGACCAAGGGCGAGAACTACAAGAACGACGTTTACGTCCTGCCCAAGCATCTCGACGAGAAGGTCGCGGCGCTGCACCTCGAAAAGCTCGGCGTGCATCTGTCGAAGCTGACCCCGAAGCAGGCCGGTTATATCGGCGTGCCGGTCGAGGGGCCGTTCAAGCCGGATCATTACCGCTACTGATCCAGCCAAAACTTTCGACAATTTGACTTGGACTTTGAGCCGCGTCTGCCACCAGGCAGGCGCGGCTTTGTCGTGCCTGGAAGGTCGTTACGCATCCGTGTTGCAGGGCCGCAACAATCCAGCAAAAATTCATGGCAAGGGATTGCTTCGTCGCTGAAAAAGGCGCTTTCCGCGCCTCCTCACGGGCGGCAAGGCCCGAGTGTAACGCGTATCAAAGGGTCATATCATGGTTGGATCGACGGTCCTGAAGTCGGGGCTTTTTATCACCACTTCCACAGTCGCGTTCGTCATCGCCGCCACGGTGCCGGCGATGGCGCAAACCGCCGCACCGGCGAGCGCCGATCAGGCCGCTCCGATCAGAATCGACCGAGGCCGTGGCCGATGCGCAGGCTGACCCGGCTGCGGGCGGGGACATTGTCGTCACGGGATCGCGCATTGCGCGCCCGTCGCTCAGCTCCATCCAGCCTGCCACGACGCTCACCGGCGCGGACCTGACGCGAACGGGCGGCATTGTCATCGGTGATGTGCTGAACGACCTGCCGGCGCTGCGGTCGACCTTCAGTCAGGCGAATTCAACTCAGTATCTCGGCACGTCCGGCCTGAACCTGCTCGACCTTCGCGGTCTTGGCGTTCCGCGCACGCTCGTGCTGGTAAACGGTCGCCGTCACATCACTTCGCAAGAGGGCGAATTTCAGGTCGACACCAACACGATCCCGACCGATCTGATCGACCGGGTGGATGTCGTGACCGGCGGCAGCTCCGCCGTTTACGGTTCGGACGCCATGGCGGGTGTCGTCAATTTCGTGATGAAGCGCGATTTTGACGGGGTGATGCTCAATGCCCAGAGCGGTATTTCGGACAAGCGAGACCGGGGCACCTATCGCGTGTCCGGGACGTTCGGGAAGAACTTCGCCGAAGGACGCGGGAATGTCGCGCTGAGCCTGGAATATAATCGGGCCAATCTGCTGACCAACGCCGACCGCGATGAATTGACCGGCGCTTTTTCGGGCCGCAATCAGTTCCAGCTCGTTGACCGTCCGACGGCCAATTCGCCGAAGCGTCGATTCCTTACCGGGGTTCACAGCTTCGGCTATGACAATGGCGGCAATTTTGTTGCCTATAACGGCGGTAGCTTACTCGATTGTGGCGGCGGTATTGCGTCCGCTTGCCTCCCCAACGGCGCTCCGCGGGTTTTTGGCTTCAAGCCGGATGGCTCACTGTCGGAATATAATTACGGGACAGATTTCCGCCCGGCGGGATCGAATAACAACCAGAATGGTGATGGCGGCACGCTTACCGACCGCGGTACGCTGGATCCGTCGCTGAAGCGCTACGTGGCCAATTTCATCGCCCATTACGATGTCTCGGAAGGCTTCAAGCCGTTTATCGAGGCCAAATTCGTACGCGTCGAGAGCTTCAACCAAGGCACGCCAACTTTCGGTCAGGGTGGGACTCAGGGCAGCGATGGTGATGGCGGACCTGCTGTAGGGGGAGACCTATCTCGGTTCCGGGGTCCCGATCTATTTCGACAACGCCTTTCTCAGGCCTGAGGCCGCAGCCACCATTCGGTCGCTTCTGCCGGCCGGTTCGGAATATTTTCGCCTGAATCGTAACAACAACGATCTCGGCACTCGCGACGAATTCGATCGTCGCGATACCTACCGCATCGTGGTCGGCGCGGAAGGCACCTTCAATGACGACTGGAAGTATGATTTCTCGGTCAACTACGGAGAATTCCAAAGCCGATCCAAATTCTACAACAACCGGATCGAGTCGCGTTTCCTCAAGGCGGCGGATGCCGTACGCAACGGAAGCGGGCAGATCGTGTGCCGCGTCAATCAGGTTACGGTTACCGACGCCGCTTGCGTCCCACTGAACTTGTTCGGCAACGGCGCGCCGAGCCAGGCAGCGCTTAATTACATCAACACGACTTCGACGCGTCGCGGCAAGGCGACCGAATTCGATGTCACGGCGAACGTGGTGGGCGACAGTTCGCAGCTGTTCGAACTTCCCGGTGGCCCGGTAAAGTTCGCGATTGGTGCGGAATATCGTCGCGAGACGGCCTCCTACGCCTATGACGATACCATCAAGGGCGGCGATACGTTCTTCAACGCCATCCCGGATTTCCGCCCACCATCGTTCTCGGTCAAGGAAGCCTATGGCGAACTCGAGCTTCCGCTGTTGAAGGATCTGCCGTTCGCTCAGGAACTGTCTATCAGCGCAGCGGGACGGGTCGCGGACTACAAGGGATCGACCGGCACGGTCTGGGCCTATAATGTCGGCGGTCTGTATGCGCCGGTCCGCGATCTGAAGTTCCGGGTCAATTATTCGAAATCGGTGCGGGCACCGACTCTGGGCGATCTTTACTCATCTCCGTCGCAGAATTTCGATCAGTTGAACGACCCTTGCGATGTTCTCTATATCAATACCGGTAAACCGACCCGCGCCGCGAACTGTGCGGCGGCAGGTGTGCCGGTCGGGTTTGAGAATACGGTGGCACGTGCCGGCAGCACCGACTTCCTGTCCGCGGGCAATCCGAATCTGAAGGCAGAGCAATCGCGAAGCCTGACGTACGGCGCCATTTTCCAGCCGAGCTTTGTTCCCGGTCTGGCGGTCACGGTCGATTATTACGACATCAAGATCAACAAGGTGATCAGCGCCGTCGATGCCCAGACGATTCTGAATGCCTGCTATGACGCGGCGTCGCTCAACAACCAGTTCTGCGGGTTCATCAACCCGCGGCAGTCCAACGGTCTGTTCGCTCGCCCGGCCTTGCTGCAGACCGTGGTCAATTTCGCTGCGCAGCGTGCCAAGGGCATCGACTTTGACGCCTCCTACAATCGCCGGTTCGGGCCCGATACCAAGGCGGTGCTGCGTGTCGTTGGAACGTGGGTCCGCACGCGCACCAATTATCCGTATCTCGATGACCCGAACCAGCCGGATCGTGTCAAGGGCGAACTCGGCGATCCGGTCTGGAACGTCAACGCATCGATAGATCTGACCCACAAGAATTTCACCTTGGGGTACCAGCTTCGTTATATCGGGCGGCAGTCGATCACGGATTGGGAGGCTCAGCACGACACTTATGGCGAACCCGCGCGTGACCCGAATTATGCTGACGTCGTCTATTATCCGAAGGTCATTTACCACGCGGTTCGCGCATCGGTGGATGTCGACAAAAGCTTCACTCTTTACGGCGGCGTCGACAATCTGACTGACAAGCGGCCGCCTTATGGGTTGCTCGGCACCGGCGACGGCGACGGCATTTATGATAATATCGGCCGCTTCATGTATGTTGGGGTTTCAGCCAAGTTCTGAGCTAGCTCGCCTCTTCTGGAGGCGCGGCTGACATTGAAGAAGGGCGGGTTCGACGTTGGTCGGGCCCGCTCTTTTCTTTGCATGGCGGCGGGCGGCGTCGCCAACTTCCTGATCGATGTTGTGGCATTTGACCGGGTGTGAGGTGACGCGTCACGTCGACAAAGCGCCGCGTGCGATGTGGATCAACTCTCGATCAATGTTCCCCGCAGGGCGTCCGCGCAAATCGAACTCGGCCTGCCAAAGTCGGGCCAAATTGCCCCAGCATTCAGAAATAGTCGCCCGCAAACGTGCAGGCCCTTGGGTTGACGCGGCTCGAATGAAGGACCTAGCCTTGGTCTATGGTGGGGGCGGTGGGTATGGTGAAGAGCGACGGCACGGACCTTAGGGGCGCCTGTGAAGAGGCCCGTCTTCGCGTGGCCGCCGACCCTCGCGATGAAGCTGCCGCACAAATGCTTTTCGAAGCCGTCAGCCAAGCCGGTCACATCGCAGCGACACGACGGTCCAAGGCTACCTACGCCATTGCTCCACAAGTGGCCGAAGCGACGAGGCTCCTTGAAAAGGACAGCGTCGAAGAGGCAGAAATCCTGCTCCGGCACTACCTCACCTTGGTGCGGAATGACCCGGACGCCATGTTGCTGATGGCGAATATCGCTGGCCGTTCCGGTTTTCCCGAGAATGCGGAAAAAATCCTGCGACGGTCCGTCGAACTCCACCCGGGGCGAGCCGATAATTGGATGGCGCTGGCGCAGGTCCTGCACGAAGAAGCAAAGAAACTCGACCGGGTCACGCTGGTCGATGAAGCTCTTGCCTGCCTTGATCGCGCCTTGGCGATCGATCCGACCCACGAGGAAGCGCTTGGCTACAAGGCCGCCCTGCTCGTGCAGATCCGGCGGCTCGATGCGGCGCGGCAGGCGTTCGAGGAATTGGTCGCTGCATTTCCGGAAAGCCCGCCGGGTTGGGTAAACTTCGCGCATCTGCTGAAGACGCTCGGATTTTTCGGAGAGGCGGTTGCCGCTTATCGAACCGCGATCGCGCTTGACCCGGCCAACGGCACTGCCTGGTGGCTGTTCGCTGACCTGAAGCTCGCGCGCTTCTTTCCGGCAGACATTCACCGGATGGAGGACGCGCTTCAACGATCGATGCCCGATGCCGGCAGGATCAACCTGCATTTCGCGCTTGCCGCAGCCTATGATCAGGCCGGGGACTATGCGCCCGCGGCCGATCATTGGCGTCGGGGCAATGGCCTTCGTCTCGATCTTCGTCCTCATGACATGGAGGCAATGCAGTGCGGCATCGATGCCGCGATCCAGACCTATACTTCCCAGTTTTTCGTAAAGCGGTCGGATGTGGGCGAGCCAAGCCCGGATCCCATCTTTATCATTGGTCTGCCGAGATCCGGTTCCACGTTGCTGGAACAGATATTGTCGAGCCATTCCCGGATCGAAGGTACGGCAGAGCTATTTGCCGTGCAGCAGATCGAAATGGAGTTGTTCCGCCAGCAGGAAAGCATCTCCATCGAGAACATCGTCGAGGATCTGGACCCGGCCGATTTTCGGAAACTCGGCAACCGCTACCTCGAACTGACGCGTTTTCACCGCAGGACGGACCGGGCCAGGTTCATCGACAAGAATCCGGGCAACTGGCGGCAGGTGGGGTTGATCCACATGATGCTTCCCAATGCGCGGATCATCGATATCCGTCGCAACCCGCTCGATTGCTGCTTCGCAAACTACACGCAACATTTCATGGTGGGTGTGAACTACAGCTACGGGTTTACGGAGATTGCGTCGCAATATCGTGAATATGTGCGACTTATGCGTCACTTCGACCGGGTCTTGCCGGGCAGAGTGCATCGAGTCATCTACGAAGACCTTGTCGAAAATGTCGAAGCTGAGGTGCGGGCGCTACTCGATCATCTCGCGTTGCCGTTCGAAGAGTCGTGCCTGAGATTCTTCGAAACCGACCGTCCGATCCATACCCCCAGTTCCGAGCAAGTACGGCAACCTATCAATCGAGCCGGAATCGGCAGAGTCGGGAAATATGAGCCATGGGTGGGCGAACTCAGGAATGCACTTGGTACCCTCGTGGAGGACTGGCGCGATCAGCGCTGAGGAGGACTCGACCGTTACCTCTCCGTTAATGTGGCATTCATGTCACATCCGGGGGTCAATTTGTGGTTTTATATCGAAAGCTATTCTATTCTGAGATTTCGTTGGGCAGAACCCTTTGCAGTTCACTTTTCGGCAAAGGCATCTCAGGTCATGCGTAAGCCCAATCTGATCATTCTATCTTCCGTTTCGCTCATTGCGCTCGGCACCGCGCCCGCGTTCGCGCAATCCACTAGCGCCGCACCGGCAGAGGCAGCTCCACAGGAGGCGGCTCAGTTACCGCCCAGCGAGCCTGCACAGGACGAAGCGAAATCGGAGAACGATATCGTTGTCACCGGCTCCCGTATCCGTCGGGACAATTTTGCCACGCCGCAGAACGTCGATATCTTCACGCGCAACGATCAGATTCTGGCGGGTGCGCGGTCAACCACCGAGATTCTGCAAAGCGCGACGGTGACGTCCGGCACTTCGCAGGTCAGCGGCAGTTTTCTCGGCTTCCTTTCCGAGGGTGGCCAAGGGGCTAACGTGGTGGGCCTTCGTGGTCTGGGATCATCGCGTACGCTGCTTCTGCTGAACGGTCGCCGTCTGGCGCCGGCCGGGGTGGGTCCGCAATTGGTATCTGCTGACCTAAACGTGCTCCCGACCGCGATCGTCCAGCGTATCGAAGTCCTGCGCGAGGGCGCGTCGTCGATTTACGGTTCCGACGCGATCGCGGGGGTCATCAACATCATCACCGATACCAAGATGAACGGGCTGACGGTCGATGCGTTCAGTGACGTTCCGGAAATCGGTGCCGGCAATACCTATCGTATTTCGGTCACCGGCGGTAAGACGTTTGAGCGCGGGCATATCACCGCCGCTTTCGAATATCGCGAAGACAAGGGGCTTCGCCTCGGCGACCGGGATATCTATTCCTGCCCACGCGAACTTGCCTTTATCGGCGGTAAGGAGATTGGCCAGGGATCGCCGGATGACCCCAACAAGCTGCGCTGCTTTCCGTTCGAGCGGCAGGCGATTGGTACGGCGGTGGGCTATGGTCTGGGCTACACCGGCTTTACTGACGGGAACAGCCTGTTGGGTTTCAGCTTCGCCGGCCGCCAGGGATTGCGCAACGGCAGTATCAATACGCCGCCGCTCAATGTGGACAATTACGACCTGCGGCCGCTTTCCAATCCCATCGCGCTGCAGGACACGGTTTTCACCCCGATCAAGACCTATACGGCCTATGTCAACGGTGCCTATGAGCTGGGAGTACTTGGCGACACCGAGTTGTACGGCGAAGCGCTGTTCAGCCGCCGGCAGTCACGGCAGAAAAACAGCACCCAGATCAATTTCCAGAACATCACGAATTTTGGCGAAGCGCAGCTCTACGGTGGCAATCTAACCAATCTAGGTGCCGGGCCCGCCACGGTTCCATGTGCGGATGTTTTCGGAAGTGCTTGCAGTCCGTTCTATCCGACTGCCTGGGCGGACAGCGGAATTAATTATTATAGCCCGTTTGTCGTCCCCAATCGGACTTTCCAGCAGTCACAGGACGTGGATTTCTTCCGTGGCAATGTCGGCCTTCGAGGCAGCACCGGAATTGGCGACTGGCGTTTCGACGCCAATGCAATGTTCTCCCGCACACGTTCCAAATCGACGATTCAGAATCCGCTGACGGAGCGCGTCGGAAATATCCTGGTTGCGGTCGACGCCCCGGCCAACACGCCGGCGCAATATATCACGCGCGGCTTGCCTGGTCAGGTCGGCGCGGGCAACAACTATACCTGCGCTGCGAACGTCACCGCTGGTGCCTATAATGGCGGAACCTGTGTTCCGATCAATTTCTTCGATCCCGCCGTTCTGACCGACGGCCAGCTTTCCAGTGCCTTTTATGATTATCTCTACGCCAACAGCACGGGCCGTACCCGGTACGACCAGGATACGTTCAGCCTTGTCTTCGATGGCTCGCTGTTCTCGCTGCCTGGCGGCCCGGTAAAGGCTGCGATCGGTTTTGAGCATCGGCGTGACAAGATCGTCGATACTCCGTCGCCGGAGCGCATGTCAGGACAGCTTTACGGCTACGGGACGGCGGCGATCACCAAGGGAAGCGATCGTGTCAACGAAGCTTTTGCCGAGTTGCAACTGCCGATTCTGAAAGATCGTCCGTTCTTTCATTCACTCGAATTCTCTGCCTCTGGCCGTTATACGCATTACAAGTCCTATGGGTCGGGGTGGACCTATGCGTTCAAGGGTGAATGGGCGCCGATCAGCAACATCCGGTTTCGTGGTAATTACGGTACCAACTTCCGTGCACCGAATCTGTACGAGCAGTTTGTTGCCGACGAAGTCGGTTTCTACCCGGGTGGACTTGATCCCTGCGACGAATTTGCCAGCAAATACTCATCGACGAACACCGTATACAAGAATTGCTTGGCAGAGCTGACACCCATACTTGGTGTCGACGACCCCTCTACACCCGATGTTGTAGAAGGCGCGCTGGGCTATTTTACCTCAGGTTCCATCCAGGTGACGACGACGGGCGGTCGTGGGCGGCTCAAGGCCGAGAAGGCCAAGACCTGGGGCCTCGGCACGGTATTGTCCGCACCGAAGGACTGGGGAGATTTCTCGCTGGCAATTGATTACTGGAATGTCGAAGTGAAAGGTGAGGTTTCTACTCTGGGTAACCTGATCCTGGACTTCTGTTATGAGGCGAATGATTTCCCCAACAATCCATATTGCGGCTTCCTCAACGGGCGTATCACGGATAGTCAGGATCCGGGCTTTGGACAGATATCGAGCTTCCGTAATCCCTATTTGAATATTTCCCGGCAGCGTGCACAGGGCATCGATCTCGATGCGCGGTATGCGACAGATCTGTTCGGCGGACGCTTCCAGACCCAGTTGCAGGCGACCCGGATGCTCAAGCAACAGCTCGAATATTTCGACGGAGATGGCTTGAACGACTTCAACGGTCAGCTCGGATATCCGGGAGCTGGTGCAGGGCCGAAGCTTGTCGCTTCGCTCGATACCCGATTCACTACCAAGAGCGGTGTCACATTCCGTTGGGGCGTGGAATATGTCGGCAAGGCCGAAGACAAGGAGGATCCCTTCTTCCTGACGGCGAACGGCGGTACGTGCGATGAGAATATTCCGGGCAATTGTGTCCAAGTGGATTATGATCTGGTCGCGGAAACGTATTGGGAGCACGGCGTTTCCGTTCAATGGCTATGGAAGGATATCGGTCAGGTCACGATCGGGGTGAACAATTTGTTCAATGAGAAGCCTCCGACGATCAGCGCTCATCCGACTAATAACGCTCCCAGGCTTGGAAACACCTTTGCCAATGGGCCTTATGATTATCGTGGCCGCTCCTTCTTCATAAACGTGACCCGCTCGTTCTGACGGCCGGCATTCGGTCCTTCATCTGATCGAGTATGACGGGCGGGGCGAATGCTCCGCCCGTTTTCTTTTTCAGGCTCAAGCTCGGTGGACCGGAAAACGCAGTTGCCGCGACGCGTATTCACCGGAGCCTTTTCGTTGTCGACGGATCTAGGCTAACGCGGCATTGGGTGTGAAACCGTGACCCACGGTTAAGGGAGTCAGTGGACGATGCGCCGACCGGGCGACGCGTGACGGAGATATCGACAACGGCCACCGCGATTGCCGGTGTCGTGCTCGCTTTGCTCGTCATCGGTGCGGGTGCGATCCTCTATCGGGGCCTGCGCGCACAGCGCGAGGCATTGGCAACGCTGACCACCAACGCCCGTCTCGAAGCATTGCTCGCCGCTGCGCCAGCGCTGGCGATGGTCGTTCGTGCGGATGGGCGCCTCGAACTGCCCGATCGCCTGGCCGATTGGCTTGGCCTGTCTTCGTCCCCGCGTTATCTTGCCGATCTGGCGGGCGGGAAGGTCGGCCTTACGGCGGACGATGCGGCCGCGCTCGCGAGCGATGTCGCGGCAGCGCAGAAGGCGGGGCGAACGTTCAAGCGAACGGTGCGTGCGCAAGGGTCGTCGCGGACATTGATGATCCAGGGCGTACGCGCCCCGCGCGACCTGCAGGCGCCGGGGGGCGTTGTACTCTGGGTGTTCGACGCGACCGAAAGCCAGGCGGAGATCGGGCGACTGAGCGAGGAGGGCGCGGGCGCGCGTGCCGCGTTCGACGCATTGACCGGCCTGATCGAAGCGGCGCCGCTGCCGATGTGGTATCGCGGCGCTGACCTGCGGCTTGCCATGGTCAACTCCGCTTATGTCGAGGCGGTCGAGGGCGCCGATGCCGAGGATGTCGTGCGCCGCGGGGTCGAACTGGTCGAAGGGTCGGGGGTCGGCGGTCCGCTGGCCAGCGCCGTGCTGGCGCGCGATACCGACATGCCGCAGATGCAGGCGATGCCCGCCACTATTCGCGGCGCACGGCGCATGCTGCGCGTCTATGACGTGCCCTTGCCGACCGGCGGGGTGGCCGGCTTCGCGGTCGATATCGAGGAACTCGAACAGGCGCGTTCGGGGATCAAGCGTTTCGGCGATGCGCAACGCGCGATGCTCGACCGATTGTCGGCCGGGGTGGTGCAGTTTGCCGCCGATCGGACGCTGATCTTCTGCAACCAGCCGTTCCGCCGCCTGTTCGCGATGCGCAGCGAATGGCTGTCCGACCGGCCGGAATTCGACCGCGTGCTGGAGCGCATGCGCGAAGCCAACCGGCTGCCCGAAGTGCGCGATTTTCCGGGCTGGAAGGCGGAGCGGCGCGACTGGTTCGTCGCGACCAGCGGGGCGATCGAGGAGAATTGGCATCTGCCCGGCGGTGTCCACCTGCGCGTAGTCGCGCAGCCCTTGCCCGATGGCGGCCTGCTGCTGATCTTCGAGGACCGCACCGAGCAGGTGCAGCTGGCCAGCGCGCGCGACACACTGCTGCGAGTGCGCACGGCGACATTCGACAATCTCTACGAAGCGCTTGGTGTGTTCGCGGCGGATGGCCGGTTGCAGATCTGGAACAACAAGTTCCGCGCGCTGTGGGGGTTCGACGAAGAGTTCCTGTCGACCCATCCGCGCGTCGATGTGCTGGCCGAAGCGGCGGCCGCGAAACTCGCCAACCCGGCGCGTGCGCAATTGATTGCCGACCTGGTTCGTGCGGCGACGGTCGAGCGGCAACAGCGCGGCGGCCGGGTCGGATTCGCCGATGGGCGGCATTTCGAGTTCGCCGCCGTGCCGCTGCCGGACGGCAACGGCCTGTTCACCATGCTCGACATTTCCGACAGCCGCCAGATCGAGCGCGCGCTGCGGGACCGCAACGAAGCGCTGGAGGCGGCGGACCGGGTGAAGACCGCGTTCGTCGCCAATATGAGTTACGAACTGCGTACGCCGCTGACCTCGATCAGCGGGTTCGCCGAGATGCTGAGCGAAGGCTATGCCGGGAAGTTGACCAAGGCGGCCGACAGCTATGTCGACGCCATCATGGAATCGGTCGAACGGCTCGGCCTGCTGGTCGATGAAGTCCTCGACCTGACCCAGAATGACGGGAAGACTCCTGCGCTGGAGATGCTGGAGGTGGATCTGGAACAGGCGGCCCGCGCGGCAGCGGACGTGATCGCGCCGATCGCCAGGCGCAAGAAGCTTGATTTCGCAGTCGAGGTGCTGCCGTCGATCGGCAGCACCAAGGGCGATGCGAAGCGCCTGCGCCAGGTGATCGAGCATCTTCTGCGCCACGCGGTCCATGGCACGCCGGAAGGCGGGCGTATCCTGCTTCACGCTGACGGAACGGCCGCGGCGGCGCGGATCATCGTGTCCGACGATGGTACCGGAATGAGCAAGGATGCGGTCAAGCGCGCGTTCGATCGCTTTGCGCAGCCGGGCGTGACGCGTGGCGGGGAACGGGCGCTCGGGCTGGGCCTGCCGCTCGCCAAGCAGTTCGTCGAGGCGCATGACGGAACGATCGTGCTGGTGTCCGAGCCTGGGCAGGGGACGTTCGTCACGGTCGAATTGCCACGGCGTTGAATATTGCATGCGCAAAGGGATGCGCATACAATATGCGTATCTTCTCGGAGTGATATTATGCCCCGATCCAATGTCGGCGAAACCCGCACCGCTTATCGTCGCCCGACCAATGTATCTCTGGATGCTGCGATGATCGAGGATGCCAAGGAACTCGGTATCAACGTCTCGCGTGCGTGTGAGGAAGGGCTGGCGAAACAGATCAAGGCAGAACGCGAGCGGCGCTGGATCGAAGAAAATCGCGAGGCGATCGACGGTTGGAATGCTTGGGTCGCGGAACATGGCTTGCCGTTGGAGAAGTATCGGCAATTCTGATGGCGCGCTTCGATGTCTATGCGGAGCGTGAGGGCGGCGGGCTCGTGCTCGATTGTCAGGCGGATTTGCTCAGCGTGCTTGAGACACGATTTGTCGTACCCTTGATGCCGCTGGCAGGCGTAAGGCCGCCATTTCCGCGTCTCAATCCCGTTTTTACAGTCGGTGGACGCGA includes:
- a CDS encoding type II toxin-antitoxin system CcdA family antitoxin; the encoded protein is MPRSNVGETRTAYRRPTNVSLDAAMIEDAKELGINVSRACEEGLAKQIKAERERRWIEENREAIDGWNAWVAEHGLPLEKYRQF
- a CDS encoding CcdB family protein, coding for MARFDVYAEREGGGLVLDCQADLLSVLETRFVVPLMPLAGVRPPFPRLNPVFTVGGRDLVMVTQGAASIGTRSLGPVVASLAKEQPAIMNALDMLMIGF
- a CDS encoding sensor histidine kinase gives rise to the protein MTEISTTATAIAGVVLALLVIGAGAILYRGLRAQREALATLTTNARLEALLAAAPALAMVVRADGRLELPDRLADWLGLSSSPRYLADLAGGKVGLTADDAAALASDVAAAQKAGRTFKRTVRAQGSSRTLMIQGVRAPRDLQAPGGVVLWVFDATESQAEIGRLSEEGAGARAAFDALTGLIEAAPLPMWYRGADLRLAMVNSAYVEAVEGADAEDVVRRGVELVEGSGVGGPLASAVLARDTDMPQMQAMPATIRGARRMLRVYDVPLPTGGVAGFAVDIEELEQARSGIKRFGDAQRAMLDRLSAGVVQFAADRTLIFCNQPFRRLFAMRSEWLSDRPEFDRVLERMREANRLPEVRDFPGWKAERRDWFVATSGAIEENWHLPGGVHLRVVAQPLPDGGLLLIFEDRTEQVQLASARDTLLRVRTATFDNLYEALGVFAADGRLQIWNNKFRALWGFDEEFLSTHPRVDVLAEAAAAKLANPARAQLIADLVRAATVERQQRGGRVGFADGRHFEFAAVPLPDGNGLFTMLDISDSRQIERALRDRNEALEAADRVKTAFVANMSYELRTPLTSISGFAEMLSEGYAGKLTKAADSYVDAIMESVERLGLLVDEVLDLTQNDGKTPALEMLEVDLEQAARAAADVIAPIARRKKLDFAVEVLPSIGSTKGDAKRLRQVIEHLLRHAVHGTPEGGRILLHADGTAAAARIIVSDDGTGMSKDAVKRAFDRFAQPGVTRGGERALGLGLPLAKQFVEAHDGTIVLVSEPGQGTFVTVELPRR